Proteins encoded within one genomic window of Methanosarcina barkeri str. Wiesmoor:
- a CDS encoding flippase-like domain-containing protein — translation MNRYKKWLIASLFISVASITLVNGLTFNSETIEALRKIKIEYILIAGLFHVFSFFIWGARTRAMCNALGYKVNYLKIVEIILSGVFVAGVTPSSAGGEPVRLSMLHLNKIPLGKATAVIVGERLLDAFLVFSSLPFALYIMKDTLPSSKFNVALLIASLLALMALSFFIYGLWKPEKVKNIIRRITGRIAPLLGKHTDASISHLMEKVDREVDLFHESIWIFISVGKKGLLWGMFFTYLFWTVEFFLLILILAGLSQTTSILTAFAAQVFLAIVMVVPATPGASGVAELGAASIFSVFINASIIGVTIIAWRALTYYMNLLLGGLISLKVIKDMDLIKKLIGDSTEP, via the coding sequence ATGAACAGGTACAAAAAATGGCTTATCGCATCGCTGTTTATCAGTGTTGCATCAATTACGCTTGTTAACGGCTTGACTTTTAACTCAGAGACCATTGAAGCTCTGAGAAAGATCAAAATAGAATATATTCTGATAGCCGGTCTTTTCCATGTTTTTTCATTCTTTATCTGGGGAGCTCGGACTCGAGCGATGTGCAATGCACTGGGCTACAAAGTAAATTATCTTAAAATAGTAGAGATAATTCTCTCAGGTGTTTTTGTAGCTGGAGTTACTCCTTCTTCTGCAGGTGGAGAGCCTGTCAGGTTGAGTATGCTACATCTGAACAAGATTCCTCTAGGGAAAGCTACAGCCGTAATTGTAGGGGAACGTCTGCTTGATGCTTTTCTCGTCTTTTCTTCTCTACCTTTTGCCCTTTATATTATGAAGGATACGCTTCCAAGCTCTAAATTCAATGTAGCATTGTTGATAGCTAGTCTCCTGGCACTTATGGCTCTGAGTTTTTTTATTTACGGATTATGGAAACCCGAGAAAGTAAAAAACATTATACGTAGGATCACAGGCAGAATTGCGCCTCTTTTAGGGAAACATACGGATGCTTCAATTTCCCATTTAATGGAAAAGGTAGATCGAGAAGTAGACCTTTTTCATGAAAGTATATGGATTTTTATTTCAGTAGGGAAAAAAGGACTGTTATGGGGCATGTTTTTTACCTACCTCTTTTGGACGGTTGAGTTTTTCCTGCTGATCCTGATTCTAGCTGGCCTTTCACAAACGACTTCGATATTAACCGCTTTTGCAGCCCAGGTGTTCCTGGCAATAGTCATGGTCGTGCCTGCAACTCCAGGAGCAAGCGGAGTTGCTGAATTAGGAGCAGCTTCCATATTTTCGGTTTTCATAAATGCATCCATTATTGGAGTTACAATTATCGCATGGAGGGCCCTAACATACTATATGAACCTTTTATTAGGAGGCCTCATAAGTCTGAAGGTAATTAAAGACATGGATCTAATTAAAAAATTGATAGGGGATTCTACCGAGCCTTAA
- a CDS encoding chloride channel protein, which yields MEVNTNSKFKSHSLFNYSNIRKYITRRFDIESAKINSIAILIGLLTGLVIGIYDRALLYFSTLFGMQRGFSVHEFPPYYIMFMPALGGLIVGMLSHFLMKRRYGVDGLIETVAIRGARLNLTDSLLEVFASIISISSGGSLGKEAPGIVGGAWTGALVGRVMKSPEKRLQTLLGCGAAGGIAAVFSAPLAGVVFVVEVIYGELETSTFIPIVISSVFATLVSNSIIGIELLQIPSYALVSPYRELGLYLVFGLLAGIVSTLLIRTLYYTKDLFSGIPVHPIFKPALGGLVVGMIGLFYPRVLGMGYGVITDALNNQFTFKLLLILLILKIIVFSLSLGSGGFGGTIIPSLFVGTMLGGAFGTIIDMLYPGMTAGPGAYALVGMGAVFAGSTRAPLTAILILFELTRDYNLILPLMFACVLSNVMSSALYPESIFTEGLRRRGIKIRKGREIDIMTSIPVKAAMITSVQTVSEDKSVEILEALMKASRHIGFPVVDSKGKLSGIVTLSDLRNKVKPGEVGKKIGEIATREVEVAYPDETLDTALKRLASKQIGRLPVVDREDKTKLLGIITRSDIVNAYNKKVVEKFRNTI from the coding sequence TTGGAAGTTAATACAAATTCCAAATTTAAAAGCCATAGTTTGTTCAATTATTCCAATATAAGAAAATATATCACTCGAAGATTCGATATAGAGTCAGCAAAGATTAACTCGATTGCTATCCTGATTGGTCTTCTCACAGGGCTGGTAATAGGCATATATGACCGTGCCCTTCTGTACTTTAGCACTCTTTTCGGAATGCAACGCGGATTTTCAGTACACGAGTTTCCACCCTATTATATAATGTTCATGCCTGCTCTGGGAGGGCTGATAGTTGGGATGCTCTCGCATTTCCTGATGAAAAGGCGCTATGGGGTTGATGGGCTTATTGAGACAGTAGCCATTCGTGGGGCAAGGCTTAACCTTACCGATTCTCTTCTTGAAGTTTTTGCGTCAATAATTTCAATCAGCTCAGGAGGTTCACTGGGAAAAGAAGCACCAGGCATTGTAGGTGGTGCCTGGACAGGAGCTCTGGTGGGGCGAGTCATGAAGAGTCCAGAAAAACGGCTCCAGACTCTTTTAGGTTGCGGGGCTGCTGGAGGGATCGCAGCAGTATTCAGTGCCCCGCTTGCAGGTGTGGTTTTTGTCGTTGAAGTGATTTACGGAGAACTTGAAACAAGTACCTTTATTCCCATAGTTATTTCTTCAGTTTTCGCAACACTTGTATCAAACTCGATTATTGGAATTGAACTTCTCCAGATCCCTTCCTATGCACTTGTCAGTCCATACCGAGAGTTAGGGCTTTACCTTGTTTTTGGGCTCCTTGCGGGCATAGTTTCAACATTACTGATCCGAACCCTTTACTACACAAAAGATCTGTTTTCGGGAATACCTGTTCATCCCATCTTTAAACCTGCTCTGGGAGGACTGGTAGTAGGCATGATTGGTCTTTTCTATCCCCGAGTTCTTGGTATGGGCTATGGTGTGATTACAGATGCCCTGAATAACCAGTTTACCTTCAAGCTTTTACTAATCCTGCTTATCCTCAAAATTATCGTCTTTTCTCTAAGCCTTGGATCGGGAGGCTTTGGAGGGACAATTATTCCATCTCTGTTTGTGGGGACAATGCTTGGAGGAGCTTTTGGGACAATTATAGACATGTTATACCCTGGAATGACGGCAGGGCCAGGGGCTTATGCCCTTGTGGGTATGGGCGCAGTCTTTGCTGGAAGTACAAGAGCTCCTCTTACTGCTATTCTGATCCTTTTTGAGCTTACCAGGGATTACAACTTAATCCTCCCTCTCATGTTTGCCTGCGTTCTCAGCAATGTAATGTCAAGTGCTCTATACCCGGAATCAATCTTTACGGAAGGGCTTCGCAGGAGAGGCATCAAAATCCGAAAAGGCAGGGAAATAGACATCATGACCTCCATTCCTGTAAAAGCTGCAATGATCACAAGTGTCCAGACTGTCTCAGAGGATAAAAGTGTCGAAATCCTCGAAGCTCTCATGAAAGCGAGTCGTCACATTGGTTTTCCTGTCGTTGATTCAAAAGGCAAACTTTCTGGAATTGTAACACTCTCAGACCTCCGGAACAAGGTAAAGCCTGGAGAAGTTGGCAAAAAAATAGGGGAGATCGCTACCAGAGAAGTTGAAGTTGCCTACCCTGATGAAACTCTTGATACTGCCCTCAAACGCCTTGCCTCAAAGCAAATAGGCAGGCTCCCTGTTGTTGACAGAGAAGATAAAACAAAACTTCTTGGAATCATCACTCGGAGTGACATCGTGAACGCATACAACAAGAAAGTCGTTGAAAAGTTCCGGAACACTATCTGA
- a CDS encoding 2-oxoacid:ferredoxin oxidoreductase subunit beta, whose protein sequence is MPTSEDYKGQVPAWCPGCGNFNILSTVKQALVELGIEPWEVLMVSGIGQSGKLPHYMKCHTFNGLHGRTLPVATAAKLANHSLHVIAVAGDGDCYGEGGNHFLHAIRRNPNITLLVHDNQIYGLTKGQASPTTAQGTHTKIQPYGVLEEPLNPLALAISQDCSFVARGFAGDQSYLKELLKAAISHKGFSLLDILQPCVTFNKINTFRWYRDRVYKLEEEYDPYNRLKAFERSLEWGDRIPNGIFYKSERETLEEGIPTIQEEPLVRQKFSIEDVKHEIDKFY, encoded by the coding sequence ATGCCTACATCTGAAGATTATAAGGGTCAGGTTCCTGCCTGGTGTCCGGGGTGCGGAAATTTCAATATCCTTTCGACTGTCAAGCAGGCGCTTGTAGAGCTTGGAATTGAGCCCTGGGAAGTGCTTATGGTTTCGGGGATAGGGCAATCTGGAAAACTGCCCCACTATATGAAATGCCATACGTTTAATGGGCTGCATGGAAGGACACTGCCCGTAGCTACGGCTGCAAAACTTGCCAACCACTCTTTGCATGTAATAGCAGTTGCAGGGGATGGGGACTGTTATGGAGAAGGCGGAAATCATTTCCTTCATGCAATTCGCCGTAACCCGAATATTACCCTTCTAGTGCACGACAACCAGATTTACGGACTGACAAAAGGACAGGCCTCTCCTACCACGGCTCAGGGAACTCACACCAAAATCCAGCCTTATGGTGTCCTTGAAGAGCCATTGAACCCACTTGCTCTGGCAATTTCTCAGGACTGCAGTTTCGTAGCCAGAGGTTTTGCAGGAGACCAGAGTTATCTGAAAGAGCTTCTGAAGGCTGCCATATCACACAAAGGTTTTTCCCTTCTTGATATCCTTCAGCCCTGCGTTACTTTTAACAAGATAAACACTTTCAGGTGGTACCGAGACAGGGTCTATAAACTCGAAGAAGAATATGACCCATATAACCGCTTAAAAGCGTTTGAAAGGTCTCTGGAATGGGGAGATAGGATTCCTAACGGCATATTCTATAAAAGTGAAAGAGAGACGCTTGAAGAAGGAATACCGACAATTCAGGAAGAGCCTCTTGTCAGGCAAAAGTTCTCTATTGAGGACGTAAAGCACGAAATTGATAAATTTTATTAA
- a CDS encoding YHS domain-containing protein translates to MNDMSSTLSTETDVVCKMQVDKGKAKFTSEYKGKEYYFCSLSCKEAFDKNPEKYLSFYGSGK, encoded by the coding sequence ATGAACGATATGAGTTCTACCTTATCTACTGAAACAGACGTAGTTTGCAAAATGCAGGTCGATAAAGGAAAAGCAAAATTCACGAGTGAATATAAGGGAAAAGAGTACTATTTCTGCTCCCTTTCCTGTAAAGAAGCGTTTGATAAGAACCCGGAAAAGTACCTAAGTTTCTATGGCTCGGGGAAGTGA
- a CDS encoding AI-2E family transporter yields MGGGDNFNKFTILVTIFVIAVAIYITKSFFSVILFSFFIAYLLVPLYSYLESRIKYRRIAAAASVLLALTIFILIGIRIIYVVVNEVLTLLNSPENLQQLTKNITSRVIKIIEVNVHFNSSEVTNQVDQFILSLTDTYFPPTKSLVIFLTATLPFDIVAIIVALIFSYYFLLTGNKSIDQLLNFVPDKNEKEIKLFLKELDVIYSGLFRQHFVTSAIIGVIALIGLYLLDVSYPGVLASLIFLLSMYPLVGLPGIYLPLTAYYILLQDYNKALQILIFSLALNTLQDYYLRPKLIQEKGSVHPVITIIAFGAPLLVIGITGLVIGPAVYGFLLALYRTKLKLKEEEKVKEE; encoded by the coding sequence ATGGGTGGCGGGGATAATTTCAATAAGTTTACAATACTAGTTACTATATTTGTTATTGCCGTTGCAATATATATAACGAAATCCTTTTTCTCCGTGATACTTTTTAGTTTTTTTATTGCATACCTTCTTGTCCCTTTATATTCCTATTTGGAGTCCCGAATAAAGTACAGAAGGATAGCAGCTGCAGCTTCAGTTCTTTTAGCGTTAACTATTTTTATCCTGATTGGTATAAGAATAATTTACGTTGTTGTCAATGAAGTTTTAACTCTTTTGAACTCGCCTGAAAATCTGCAGCAACTCACAAAAAACATAACAAGCAGAGTAATAAAAATTATAGAAGTAAACGTGCATTTTAATTCTTCTGAGGTAACAAATCAGGTTGATCAGTTTATTTTAAGTTTAACAGATACATACTTTCCACCAACAAAATCTTTAGTGATTTTTTTAACAGCTACATTACCATTTGATATAGTAGCCATTATAGTAGCACTCATCTTTTCTTATTATTTCTTACTGACCGGAAATAAGTCAATCGATCAGCTTTTAAACTTTGTACCTGACAAAAACGAAAAAGAAATTAAATTATTCTTAAAAGAGCTGGATGTGATCTATTCCGGCCTGTTCAGACAGCATTTTGTCACAAGCGCGATAATAGGAGTTATTGCCCTGATTGGCCTATACCTGCTTGATGTATCTTATCCGGGTGTTCTTGCTTCACTTATATTTCTTCTATCAATGTATCCTCTTGTAGGGCTACCGGGAATTTACTTGCCCCTGACAGCATATTATATTCTACTTCAGGACTACAATAAAGCTTTACAAATACTGATATTCAGTCTTGCTCTAAATACACTGCAGGACTATTACTTAAGGCCTAAATTGATTCAGGAAAAAGGTTCCGTGCACCCAGTAATTACAATTATCGCATTTGGAGCCCCTCTTCTTGTAATTGGAATTACCGGGCTGGTAATCGGCCCTGCAGTATACGGTTTTTTACTCGCACTTTACAGGACAAAGTTAAAACTTAAGGAAGAAGAGAAAGTGAAGGAGGAATAA
- the gpmI gene encoding 2,3-bisphosphoglycerate-independent phosphoglycerate mutase, with product MTQARRPLMLIIFDGWGYREAKEGNAVMTARTPNLDRLEKECPWCFLKASGEAVGLPKGMMGNSEVGHLTIGAGRIVNQDLTRINISIKNGDFFKNPVFLNAISNVKANASSLHLMGLASCGGIHSYMPHLHALLKLVQEKDLKKVYIHAFLDGRDEPPKAALGDIKKLDAFCKEHGNAKIATVSGRYYAMDRDKRWDRTKLAYDALTRGVAPYTAPNAETAVSNAYSRGETDEFVKPTIITEQVITEQVITEQAEKPVATVQDNDSVIFFNFRADRARQITWAFVKDDFDGFMREKRPEVYFVCMTQYDETLEVPIAFPPIKLENVLGEVLSKHGLIQLRIAETEKYAHVTYFLNGGEEKRYKDEDRCLIPSPKIATYDLKPEMSAYEITDEVIRRIQSGKYDVIVLNFANMDMVGHTGIFEAAVKAVEAVDKCIGRIVEVLKEKGGVALITADHGNAEEMIDLKTGEPHTAHTSNPVKCIYFGNSEIKALRNGKLCDVAPTILELLGIPKPQEMTGKSLLVKD from the coding sequence ATGACTCAGGCAAGAAGACCTCTTATGCTTATTATTTTTGATGGGTGGGGTTACAGGGAAGCAAAAGAAGGAAACGCTGTCATGACAGCACGAACTCCAAACCTTGACCGGCTGGAAAAGGAGTGTCCCTGGTGTTTTTTAAAAGCCTCTGGAGAAGCTGTTGGCCTTCCGAAAGGTATGATGGGGAATTCGGAAGTTGGGCATCTGACTATAGGGGCAGGACGAATTGTAAATCAGGACCTTACCCGAATAAATATTTCTATCAAGAACGGAGATTTTTTCAAAAATCCGGTTTTTCTGAATGCAATTTCAAATGTCAAAGCTAATGCTTCCAGCCTTCACCTCATGGGCCTTGCTTCCTGCGGAGGCATTCACAGTTATATGCCTCATCTGCATGCCCTTCTCAAACTTGTGCAGGAGAAGGATTTAAAAAAAGTCTATATACATGCTTTTCTGGACGGGAGAGACGAACCTCCAAAAGCTGCTCTAGGAGATATAAAGAAACTGGATGCATTTTGTAAAGAGCACGGTAATGCTAAAATAGCAACCGTTTCAGGCCGTTATTATGCAATGGATAGAGATAAGCGATGGGATAGGACAAAACTTGCCTATGATGCCCTGACAAGAGGAGTGGCTCCATATACCGCTCCAAATGCAGAAACTGCAGTTTCTAATGCCTACTCAAGAGGAGAAACTGACGAGTTTGTAAAGCCCACTATAATTACTGAGCAAGTAATTACTGAGCAAGTAATTACTGAGCAAGCAGAAAAACCTGTGGCGACAGTACAGGATAATGATTCTGTAATCTTCTTCAATTTCCGGGCCGATAGGGCACGGCAGATAACCTGGGCTTTTGTAAAAGATGACTTTGACGGGTTTATGAGAGAAAAACGTCCTGAGGTTTACTTTGTCTGCATGACCCAGTACGACGAAACCCTTGAGGTGCCCATTGCTTTTCCTCCAATAAAGCTGGAAAACGTACTTGGAGAGGTGCTGAGCAAGCATGGACTCATCCAGCTACGCATAGCTGAAACCGAGAAATATGCCCATGTGACCTATTTCCTTAACGGCGGCGAAGAAAAGCGTTATAAGGATGAAGACCGCTGCCTTATTCCTTCGCCGAAAATCGCTACTTACGACCTTAAACCAGAAATGAGTGCATATGAGATTACGGATGAAGTTATCAGAAGAATACAGTCAGGAAAGTATGATGTTATTGTCCTTAACTTTGCAAACATGGATATGGTCGGGCACACCGGAATCTTTGAGGCTGCAGTTAAAGCGGTAGAAGCCGTGGATAAGTGTATTGGCAGGATTGTTGAGGTTCTAAAAGAAAAAGGCGGTGTGGCACTTATTACTGCAGATCACGGAAATGCCGAGGAGATGATAGACCTAAAAACAGGAGAGCCACATACTGCACATACCTCAAACCCGGTAAAATGCATTTACTTCGGAAACAGTGAGATAAAAGCTCTCAGGAATGGAAAATTGTGTGACGTTGCACCGACGATTCTTGAGCTTCTTGGAATCCCTAAGCCGCAAGAGATGACAGGAAAGTCACTTTTGGTAAAAGATTGA
- a CDS encoding 2-oxoacid:acceptor oxidoreductase subunit alpha: MEYTLRVGGEAGQGLQTIGGALAQVFSKIGFHVFTHQDYMSRVRGGHNFYQIRFSEKEISASRDMVDILLALDLDTIEIHRKSVRDEGFILYDSEITKKKFEEPEFIDIPFKKIALDVGKKSVMANTVATGAALGILDLGLETFRNVLKKAFEKKGDEVIQGNIACAEAGYNYARKNCPRCEAPEIREPENRGLMLIDGVNAIGMGALMSGCKFYSGYPMTPSTGILNYMASRAEEYNLVVEQVEDEISAINMAIGASFAGVRAMTGTSGGGFALMVEGLSLAGMTETPIVIAEMQRPGPATGLPTRTEQADLLFVLYAAHGEFPRVIFEPGDPKQAFYLTNKAFELAEKYQIPVFIQSDQYLGDTEWTYEKFDLENIIYNDYRLREKDLEGVEVYKRFKYSSTGISLLAVPGEAGKHLVVVDSDEHDEEGHIIEDSETRIKMVQKRMLKKLPLIKKEIDPPLLYGDSSPKIVLVGRGSTYGVIKEVVDTISKDHKVAMMHFSQVYPLPERDKFDYIELLENADLTICIENTATGQFAKLMRAETGFEFTHQILRYDGRPFTIENLKEELHAYI, translated from the coding sequence TTGGAGTACACACTTCGAGTAGGAGGAGAGGCCGGACAGGGGCTGCAGACCATAGGTGGAGCTCTTGCACAGGTCTTTTCTAAGATAGGATTTCACGTATTTACTCACCAGGATTATATGTCCAGGGTACGTGGTGGGCACAATTTTTATCAAATTCGCTTTTCTGAAAAGGAGATCTCTGCCTCAAGAGATATGGTCGATATCCTCCTGGCTCTTGACCTGGACACTATAGAAATTCATAGAAAAAGCGTACGGGATGAAGGATTTATTCTTTATGATTCCGAAATTACCAAAAAGAAATTTGAAGAACCTGAGTTCATAGATATCCCGTTCAAAAAAATAGCCCTTGATGTAGGAAAAAAAAGTGTAATGGCAAATACTGTAGCTACCGGAGCAGCACTTGGAATTCTTGATCTTGGGCTTGAAACCTTCAGGAATGTTCTAAAAAAAGCCTTCGAGAAAAAAGGGGACGAGGTAATTCAGGGAAATATAGCCTGTGCAGAAGCGGGATATAATTATGCTCGTAAAAATTGTCCCCGCTGTGAAGCTCCCGAAATCCGTGAACCTGAAAACAGGGGACTCATGCTTATTGACGGGGTTAATGCAATCGGAATGGGAGCCCTTATGTCAGGCTGTAAGTTTTATTCCGGTTACCCTATGACGCCTTCAACAGGGATTCTAAACTATATGGCTTCCAGAGCAGAAGAGTACAACTTGGTCGTTGAACAGGTTGAAGACGAGATTTCAGCTATTAATATGGCTATAGGGGCTTCTTTTGCAGGCGTAAGAGCAATGACCGGAACGTCGGGTGGAGGATTTGCCCTGATGGTAGAAGGCCTTTCTCTTGCAGGAATGACCGAAACTCCTATCGTTATTGCCGAAATGCAGCGTCCAGGGCCTGCAACAGGTTTACCTACACGAACGGAACAGGCAGACTTGCTTTTTGTCCTTTACGCAGCACATGGAGAGTTTCCAAGAGTGATTTTTGAGCCTGGAGACCCAAAACAGGCTTTTTACCTTACTAACAAGGCTTTTGAACTTGCGGAAAAGTACCAGATCCCTGTGTTCATCCAGTCAGACCAGTATCTTGGGGATACCGAGTGGACGTATGAAAAATTCGACCTTGAAAATATAATTTACAATGATTATAGGCTGAGAGAAAAAGACCTTGAAGGCGTTGAGGTTTATAAACGTTTTAAATATTCCAGTACAGGAATTTCTCTTCTTGCGGTCCCCGGAGAAGCCGGAAAACACCTCGTTGTAGTGGATAGCGATGAACATGACGAGGAGGGACACATCATAGAAGATTCCGAGACCCGGATCAAAATGGTTCAGAAAAGGATGTTGAAGAAACTTCCTCTTATAAAGAAAGAGATTGACCCTCCACTTCTTTATGGCGATTCTTCTCCGAAAATTGTGCTTGTAGGGCGTGGCTCTACTTATGGTGTGATAAAAGAGGTGGTCGATACTATTTCTAAGGATCACAAGGTTGCGATGATGCACTTTAGCCAGGTCTATCCTCTTCCGGAACGAGATAAGTTTGATTATATTGAACTTCTTGAGAATGCTGATCTTACCATTTGTATAGAAAACACTGCTACCGGACAGTTTGCAAAACTAATGAGAGCAGAAACAGGGTTTGAATTTACCCATCAGATTCTCAGGTATGATGGGAGGCCTTTTACAATTGAAAATCTGAAGGAGGAATTGCATGCCTACATCTGA
- a CDS encoding 2-hydroxyacid dehydrogenase, which yields MKIVVSDSIFLPEEYRKKLDALGDLKVFESMPSSIEEFISRVRDADIVLVGRYGFSGKAFNASRNLQMLSVWQTGYDHIDLKAATEKGVIVSNVPDYAFDSVAEMVFALALNLLRKVHVADIRLREGNFDWRHYFGSQIMGKTMGVIGTGSIGSRVIQIAHGFNMNVISVTGHPSEEKARSLGVKFVDLDTLLAEADIVTLHVPLTPSTEKMIGAKELAKMKKSAILINTARGKVVDEAALIEALKEKKIRGAGLDVFEKEPLPANDPLKALENVVLTPHIAFLTEESLEECTYVCVQNVERFIEGKPQNIVNPEVLTILRLP from the coding sequence ATGAAAATAGTTGTTTCAGATTCCATATTCCTGCCAGAGGAATATAGAAAAAAGCTTGATGCTCTTGGAGACCTTAAAGTCTTTGAAAGCATGCCTTCTTCAATTGAAGAATTTATCTCAAGGGTAAGGGATGCAGATATAGTTCTTGTAGGTAGATATGGCTTTTCGGGAAAAGCGTTCAATGCCTCCCGAAATTTGCAGATGCTTTCCGTATGGCAAACCGGCTATGATCATATAGATCTCAAAGCTGCAACTGAAAAAGGTGTAATTGTGTCCAATGTCCCTGACTACGCGTTTGATTCGGTTGCTGAAATGGTTTTTGCCCTGGCCCTAAATCTCCTGAGAAAAGTGCATGTCGCAGACATCAGGCTTCGAGAAGGGAATTTTGACTGGCGACACTATTTTGGGAGTCAGATCATGGGAAAAACAATGGGGGTAATAGGTACCGGTAGTATAGGATCAAGAGTTATCCAGATAGCGCACGGTTTTAACATGAACGTTATTTCGGTTACAGGTCATCCGAGTGAAGAAAAAGCAAGAAGCCTTGGAGTAAAATTTGTCGACCTGGATACTCTGCTTGCAGAGGCTGATATTGTTACACTTCATGTGCCTCTAACTCCTTCCACGGAAAAAATGATAGGAGCAAAAGAACTTGCAAAAATGAAAAAAAGTGCAATCCTGATAAATACTGCCAGAGGGAAGGTGGTTGATGAAGCTGCTCTCATAGAAGCCCTCAAAGAGAAAAAAATCCGTGGAGCCGGTCTTGATGTTTTTGAAAAAGAACCACTGCCGGCAAACGATCCTCTGAAAGCGCTGGAAAATGTCGTACTCACGCCTCACATAGCTTTCCTTACGGAAGAATCTCTCGAGGAATGCACATATGTCTGCGTTCAAAACGTAGAAAGATTTATTGAAGGAAAACCTCAGAACATTGTAAACCCCGAAGTGCTTACAATCCTCAGGTTGCCTTAA
- a CDS encoding UPF0228 family protein: MIKETQTPKAGGLYIQFENGTTESEVETILENCNMTVNYTIDYDSDYMLKRDYITVDQDKRMDIMNELRKDENFTYHDEIKKGNYTIIMLPEKFIPDNKLLTTLEKNNLQLKKSILCYIYLRDESKYWIPEKDAVRIKNELEKNEKVLTVGFDFLNY, translated from the coding sequence ATGATAAAAGAAACTCAAACCCCTAAAGCGGGTGGTTTATATATCCAATTTGAAAATGGAACTACTGAGTCGGAAGTTGAAACCATCCTTGAAAATTGCAACATGACTGTGAACTATACTATAGATTACGATTCCGACTATATGTTAAAAAGGGATTACATAACCGTAGATCAAGATAAAAGAATGGATATAATGAATGAATTGAGGAAAGATGAAAATTTTACTTATCATGACGAAATCAAAAAAGGAAATTATACCATAATTATGTTACCTGAAAAATTTATTCCTGATAACAAATTACTTACAACACTTGAAAAAAATAATCTTCAATTAAAAAAGTCCATTCTTTGCTATATCTATCTTAGAGATGAATCAAAGTATTGGATTCCAGAGAAAGATGCAGTCAGAATAAAAAATGAACTTGAAAAGAATGAGAAAGTTTTGACCGTAGGCTTTGACTTCCTTAATTATTAA